ACCGGCGAATGTGGGGGCCATCGCGGGATTGATCCTGGGCTCGCCGGAATTCCAGCGCCGGTAGTGGGGAAATCTATGAGGATCACGCGTCGAGTTTTCTTGAAGGGCGGTGCCATGGCCATCGCCGCAACGGCGGCGGTGCCCAGCTTCCTGACGCGGGCCGTGTACGGGCTCGACATGCCAGCGGGCGGCCGGCGCAAGCGCTTCGTGGTGCTTTTCCAGCGCGGCGCGGCCGATGGCCTGAACATCGTGGTGCCACATGGCGAGGGCGCGTACTACGGCATGCGGCCGTCGATCGCGATACCCCGCCCCAGCAGCGGGCGCGAGTCGGCCATCGACCTCGACGGCTTCTTCGGCCTGCATCCTTCGTTGGCGCCGCTCAAGCCGCTTTGGGACCAAAAGCACCTGGCCATCGTCCACGCGGCCGGCTCGCCGGACAACACCCGTTCGCACTTCGACGCTCAGGACTACATGGAGTCGGGCACGCCCGGCCTCAAATCCACCGAGGACGGCTGGCTGAACCGCGCCCTGCGCACAGACAAGGAGGATGCCAGCCCCTTCCGCGCCGTCGCGCTCAGCACCGGCCTGCCGCGGACGTTGGCGGGATCGGCGCCGGCCATCGCCATCTCCCACGTCAACCAATTCGGCGTAGGCGGACGCAACCCGGCAGCCGTGCCCCTGGCCAATACTTTCGAAGCCATGTACGACCAGTCGGTGGACGCGGTGCTGCACGGCACCGGGCAGGCGACATTCGACGCCGTGAAGATGCTGAAATCCGCCGACCCGGCCCGTTACACCCCGGCCGCCGGAGCAAATTATCCGCGCGGGCGTTTCGGCGACAGCTTGAAGCAGATCGCGCAGTTGCTGAAGGCTGACCTGGGCGTCGAGGTCGCCTTTGCCGACATCGGCGGCTGGGACCACCACGTCAACGAGGGCAGCACGCAGGGCCAGCTCGCCAACCTGCTGCGCGACTTCGGCACCTCCATCGCGGCCTTCTGGACCGACATCGGCGACTTGGGCGAAGACACCGTGCTGGTCACCATGTCGGAGTTCGGACGCACAGCGCGCGAGAATGGCAATCGCGGCACCGACCACGGCCACGCCAACGTCATGTTCGTCGTAGGCGGACCGGTGAAGGGCGGGCGCGTGTACGGCGACTGGCCCGGTCTCAATCCCGGCCAACTGTATGAAGGACGCGACCTGGCCCTCACCACCGACTTCCGCCGCGTGCTCGGCGAGGCCGTCTACCGCCACCTGGGAAACAAGGACTTGGCGACCGTCTTCCCCGGCTTCGAGAATGACCCGCACCGGTTCTCGGGATTGCTCAAGACTTAAGTGACTGTGTGGCACAGCCGCCCTCGGCTGTGCTTGGCAGTCTTGTGGTGTCATCCTGAGCGAGCGCTCGCCTTCATTGCGAGCGCGAGTCGAAGAGCATGCCCTGAGCGAAGCGAAGGGACCGCTATCGCAAACATGAACGGCGCGGCCTCGGCCGCGCCGTTTGCTTTTCCAACCGAGATCTATTTCTTCGTGGGAACCGGACGTCTCGCTGCCGGTTTGGCTGCCGGCGCCGCCTTCTTTAGGTGCAGGTCCTCGTCGATCTGGTCCCGCACTGCCTGCGCCTCATGCCCGAAGCCGTCCATCACCGCATCCACGGCGCGCACGGGGGCAGACCCCGGCACGCTGGCATTGAGCTGCGGCACAGTCTTTGCGGTCTTGAACAGCTGGATGTCGAGCCGGGTGTTGAAATTGTTCGGATCGGTCGCCGCCGCCTTCGCCCCTTTGCCAGGCATCGGTGGCGCCGGCTGGCCTGGGTCGGCAAGACCTGCCGCATTGGTGAATAGGATGTAGTCGCAGCCCTTCTGCTTCGCCTCGGCCACGATCTGGTCCGGCGCATCCGTAGTGAGCGGGACGCTATCTATCTTCTTCAACGACAGCTCGTACATCAGGTTCAGCCGCAGGTTGTCCGTGGGAAGGTATTGGTTCGTCTTGTCGGCGATCTTAACCACGCCGACCAGCAACGTGCCCCCTACCCTGGCCGGTGCAGGCGCGGCAGCGGGCGCCGGTGTAGGAGCCGCGGCTGGTGCAGGTGCTTCCTCCGCGGGCGCGCCCGCGACCTCGATAGGGATGCCCTGGCTGCAGCCGCCGGACGCCATGGCGCGCGGGTCGCCCATCATCGCCATGTAGTCGTTCACCTGACGATATCCGGCGGGAATGTCGAACAGCGCGGGGTTGAGGTTCGCGGTCGAAAGCTCCGTGACCTCCTCGGTCATGGTGAACGGATGGCCCTCCGCCACGTACGTGATCGTCTCTTTCAGTGGGAAGCCCAGGTACGTCGACCCACCTTTCATGCGATACGCATCGCGGCATGCCGGACGAGGCCCACGTCCTCCTCCCATCCCGGCGGCAAAACGATGCGGCCCCGCCTCGCAGGTGAAATGCGGCGACAGGCTCACGTACCAGCCGTCGCGCTCCATCTTCGTTGACGTCTTCGAGCAGGCGTCGGGGCTGGGTTCCATGGACATGGAACTCTTGATGTGCCGCGCCTCCAGGCCGAACATCTTCTCCCGCTCTTTGGTGTCGATGACCGAGTTGACGATCGTCACCACGCCGCCCTTCTGCGGCGCTCCGCGGTCCGCCTGCTCTGCCGCTGCGCCCGCAGCCATGGCAGCGGAGGGGCTCATTGCCGGGCCGGCCATCTCGTCCATCGGCGTGATCATGTACGTCTTGGTGCAGACGTTGATGGTGATGATGCGTTTCTGATCGCACTGCACGATGGTGGTCGTGCCCGGCATCCCCATCATGCCCGCCTCTTCGGTGCGCTGGCGCGCGCCCTTCACGTACACCGTGTTCTCCATGGTGTGGCCCATGACCGTTTTGCGGGTCTTGATCTTGGTATCCGCCGAACACAGGCCCACCAGCACCACAATGACAATGACGAATTTAAGAAAACGCATGTCTCTTCTCCTGGATTGTGTAGCAATTCTGGTTTCCGGCTTGCCACTGGCCACTTGCGACTTGCGATCCTTACGCGCCGACCGCCTGTTCGCGCACGGTGATCCGGTCGCTGGTCTTGACGAACGACTTCACGTGGTCGGCCTTGCGGATCAGGTCCTCCAGGCTCTCGGGCGCCTTGATGTGCGTGACCACGCTGATGGCGAAAAGCAGCGGCCAGTCGTGCTGCTGGATGGCTTCCAGCATGAGCTCGCGGATCTTGTTGGCGAACTGTTTGGCGGATTCGGTCGCCGTAGTCGGCAGCAGCACAACGAACTCCGCGTCCCCGGTGCGCGCCAGCACGTCCGTATGGCGCACCCGGTTGCGCAACAGGTTGGCCACCGAGACCACCAGCGCGTCGGCCACCTGGTCTCCCTGCTGCTCTCGGATCCGCTGCAAATTCTCCAGGTCGAACGTGATGACGCTCATCGGGACTTCGTATCGCTGGGAGCGCTTGCGCTCGCGGTCGGCGATATCCAGGAACGCGCGCCGGTTGATCAACCCGGTGAGGAGGTCCACGCGCGCCAGTTCCGGCTCGCGTTCATAGGCCATCTGGAGCTCGCGCTCGGTGCGGCTCCGCTCGGCCTCCGCCTTCTTCACCAGCGTGCGCTGCCGCGACAGTTCGAGCAGCGCTTCCGCCTGCCGCGCCAGCGCCCGCAGCGCATTCATCTGCTCTCCGGTCAGCTCCCGGGCCACGAAGTCGAGGACGCACAGCGTACCCAGCGCGTGCGTTCCGTCGGCCGTGAACAGCGGGATCCCGGCGTAGAAACGGATCTTCGGCTCGTTGACCACCAGCGGGTTGGTGGCGAATCGAGGGTCCTGGAGCGCGTCCGGAATGATGAACAGGTCGGATTGCAGGATGGCGTACGAACAGAACGAGACGTCGCGCGAGCACTCCGTCTGGGTGATCCCCATCCGCGCCTTGAACCACTGGCGCTCGGCGTCGATCAGGCTCAGCAAGGCGATCGGTGTGCGGCAGATCACAGACGCCAGCTGCGCCAGGTCATCGAAGACCTGTTCCGAAGCTGTATCCAGGATCTGATATGCGCGCAGAGCTGCGAGTCGACCTTCTTCGCCCTTGGGTCTTGGCGCCGGCACCTGAGCCTCCGCGATCAGCCTACCAGCTTCTCTGGGGGGATTCCGATGGTACTCGCAAAGGGGTGTGCGAGTCGAGAGGCTAGCGGCCCAAGGCGGCCAGAAACTCCTCCACCGTGAGCCCTGCCCGCGCAATGAGGGTTCGCAGCGTCCCACGTGCGACTTGGTCGTGATTCGGAACCGAAAGAGTAGCCATGTGACCGGGCTTGGTCAGGATGATGTGGCTGCCCTGCTGACGGACCACCCGCCAGCCCAGCGATTCGAATGTCTTGATCGCTTCTCGCGGTCGGAGGAGCGGGACCGGCGGCATCAGTCAGCCACGTCGACTTGCACCTGGCGCGTCGTGACCGTCAGTGGTAAGCCGAGCTCCGCACGCGCCGCAAGGCACTGCCGGATCGCATCGCGCACGTTCTCTTCCGCTTCGCTCTCCGTCCGCCCCTGGCTGACGCAGCCGGGTATCGCAGGACACTCGGCGATGTACATTCCGTCTTCGTCGCGGTAGATGGTCACGGTGAAGGTCATTTCGACTATGTTCCCTCTAATCTCGGTCCGATTGCAACCTTCGGCCCGCGATTGCGTCGCGGGACTCATGGCCTCAGACTTCGATCAGCACGTCGTCGCCCTCGATCTTGAGGGGATAGACCCCGACTTTCGCTCCGGGATTGTGCACCGCCTCGCCCGTCTTCGGGTCCCACATCCAGCCGTGCCAGGGACAGATCACCTTGCCGTCCATCACCACGCCCCCACCCAGCGGCCCGCCGCGGTGCAGGCATATGTTGTCCATGGCCGAGCAGGTGCCGTCCACGTTGGCGACGCAGATGACCTGCCCTTTGACCGTGAACTCCTTGGCTTGGTTCTCGCCCGGCAGGTCCGCCTTGGTCCCGATCTTCACGATTTCCGCCATCTTCGCCTCGTTGCAGTCTGCAGTGTACGAAAACAGCGGGTCAAAGCAAAAGCCCGTCCTCACCACGAACTCACTGAGTACTGAGTACCGAGCACTGAGTACTTTCCAAATCAAAAGCCCGTCGATTCCGACGGGCTCACTGAGTACTGAGTACCGAGTACTGAGTACTTTCCAAATCAAAAGCCCGTCGTTTCCGACGGGCTCACTTGGTACCTGGTACTGGGTACTTGGTACTTACTTCGGCTGCAGCGTCTGCGCGATCATCACTTGTTTCTTAAACGATTCCACCATGCCCTCGTCCAGCCGAACTTCGGTCGGCTTCTTGGCGATGGTCATGCTGTCGATCTTGTCCTGCAGCTTCAGCAGCGCATAGAAGAGGTTTTCCGGGCGCGGCGGGCACCCGATCACGTACACGTCCACGGGCACGATCTTGTCCACGCCCTGGAGCACGGCGTAGGTGTTGAACGGCCCGCCGACCGAGGAGCACGCACCCATCGAGATCACCCACTTCGGGTCGGGCATCTGGTCGTAGATGCGCTTCACCACCGGCGCCATCTTCAGCGTCACCGTGCCGGAGACGATCATCAGGTCGGACTGCCGCGGGCTGGGACGGAACACCTCGGCCCCGAAGCGCGCGATGTCGAAGCGCGCCGTCGAGCTGGCGATCATCTCGATGGCACAGCACGCCAGGCCGAAGGTCATCGGCCACAGCGCCGACTTGCGCGCCCAGTTGAAGACGTAATCTACCGTGGTGGTGACAAAATTCTTCTCGAACCGGTTCTGCAGCCAGCCCATTCGGACCCCTTGTGTAGGACAGCCGCCCTCGGCTGTCATCCTTCGTTTCAGTCTAGGTTTCGGACCATTCAGTGTCAACGATAAGGCGGGTATATGTATATTGGGTGCGCATGTGTACACACCCCTTATGGTTGGGTCCTGTGTTGGATGGGCCGAGGATGGTGAGCGGGCTCGATGCCTTCAGCGCCCAGGAGGGGTAGAATCTAGCCCGTATATGCTCGGAAGCTTACGAAAGCCGTATGTTTGCCTCCTCTTCTCGCTGGCTATCTCGGTGTATGCGCCTGGGCAGGAAAGTGCGAAATCGGTGAAGGCCGACAAGGACTTCTCTGGCGAAGCCTATGTCGTCGAAGAGATGACCTCCGGGTGGTCTTTTGAGAATGACGGCACCGGAAGCCGTGACGTCTCCGTGCGCATCCGCATTCAGTCCGATGTGGCCCTGCAAACGTTCGGTGTGCTGACGATCGGCTACCAGAAGGCTGCGGAAACGGTTGCAGTCGACTACGTCCGTGTCCGCCATGCGAACGGATCCGTCGTCGAAACGCCCCTTGGGGACGTCGAGGACATGCCGGCCGCTATTACGCGCGAGGCTCCTTTCTACAGCGATCTGCGGGAAAAGCACGTTCCTGTCAAAGGCCTCGGCATCGGTGACGTGCTCGAGTACAAGTGTCACTGGATCCAGGCCAAGCCGCTGGTCCCCGGCCAATTCTGGGTCAGCATGGATTTTTCCAAAGACGAGATCGTCCTCAAGCAGACGGCGCAGATCTCGGTTCCCCGCGCTCGTGCGGTGAAGTTAAGTAGCGAGTTACCGCCGACGGTCAAAGATGACGGCGCTCGCCGCGTCTATACCTGGACACGTTCGAACCTCGTCAAGAGCCAGCAGCCCAAGATCGAGCTCGCGCAGCTGACGATCACCGGCAAGCTGCCTGCACCCGACATTCAGCTCAGCACTTTCCAGAGCTGGCAGGAGGTGGCGCGCTGGTACGGCGGCCTCCAGCAGGATCGGGTGGCGCCTTCCCCGGAGATTCGCCAGAAGGCTGCCGAGTTGACCGCGCACTCCGCCGACGACAATGCCAAGCTCCGCGCCATCTACGAGTACGTCAGCTCCGAGTTCCGCTACATCGGAGTGGCGTTTGGCATCGGTCGCTACCAGCCGCATTTCGCGGCCGAGGTGCTCGCGAATCAATATGGCGACTGCAAAGATAAGCACACCTTGCTCGCCTCCTTGCTTGCCGCCGCAGGCATTCCCTCCTATCCGGCCCTGATCAGCTCGTCGCGACTGATGGCGATGGATGTCCCGTCGCCTGCGCAGTTCGACCACATCATCACCGCCGTCCCGCGTGGACAAGACATCCTGTGGCTCGACACCACGGCCGAAGTCGCCCCGCTTGGCTACCTTCTGCTTCCGCTGCGCGGCAAGGATGCGCTCATCATCTACGAGAATCCCGCTTTTCAGAAAACCGCGTTGGATCCGCCTTTTCCTACATCCTGGACCTTCAAGATGGATTCCAAGCTCGACGACAAAGGCACTTTGACCGGCAAGGTTGAAGAGAGCCTCCGCGGCGACTTGGAGTTCCAGTTCCGCACTGCGCTACGCAGATTGCCCAGAGACAAGTGGAAGGATCTTATCCAGCAGATCTCTTATGCCACCGGCTTCGCCGGTAAAGTCAGCGACGTCACCGTCGACCGGCTGGATCCGGCTGCGCCCGTTCGCCTCTCCTACACTTACGAACGAGAGGATTTCCCCGACTGGAAGAATCGTCGCATCGTGGTCCCCGCCCCAAGCGCGCTCGGGGTTCCTGCGGAAGAAGATGGCAAGTTGCCCCGCTTCTTCTGGCTGGGCACCCCCGGAGAATTCGTGTTCGATTCCAAGGTCGAGCTTCCCAAGGGATTCACCGCTTCCATCCCCAGCGAGAAGAACATCAAAGAGGATTTCATCGAGTACCACGCCACCTACAGCTTCTCCGGCAGTGTCTTGTCCGGTCACTACCGCATTCTGCTCAAGCAGCGCGAGATCTCGGGTCCCGCCGTCGCCGCTTACAAGGAATTCACCAAGAAGGTCGCCGAAGACCGCGACCAATACGTCGAACTCTCCTCGTCAACGGCCCGGAACGCGCAGGTCGCCGTCGGGACCCTGCAGAGGCGCGTCTGGGAGCTGCCCGACAGCACCGACCCCAAGGCGATGGAGGCGGAGAATCAGGCGAAAGAAGCCCTCCAGCGCGGCCAGATGGAGGAGGGCATCCGCGACTACCGGCGAGCCGTTGCCGCTGATCCGAAATTTACCCGCGGCTGGATCGTCCTCGGGCAGATGTACTTGGCGACCCTGCAGAAAGACGCGGGCATCGAGGCCCTACGCGGCGCGGTTCGCTCCAACCCGCAGCAGGTCATCTCGTACAAGGTGCTCGCCTTCGCACTGACGTCCTCCGGTCGCCGCGACGAAGCCATCGGCGTCTGGCAGGACCTCGCCAAGGTCGCGCCCGACGATCATGACGCCCCCACCAATCTCGGCAACCTCTTCATCTCCCAAAAGAAATACAAGGACGCCATTCCTTATCTCGAGAAGAGTACCAAGCTGTTTCCCGACCAGCCCATCTCTTTCGCGAACCTGGCCATCGCCTACCTCCACACGGGCGAGGAAGAGAAAGCCGTCGCTTTGTTCGACCAGGTATTGAAACTCGGCGCCGGTCCCGTCCCGCTGAACAACGTCGCGTACATGCTGACCAACGAGAACAAGCGCCTGGACCTGGCGCTCAAGTACGCGCAACAGGCCGTCCACGAGGAGGAAGAGGACTCGAGCAAGGTAAAGCTCGCCACCATGTCCGCGGCGGATCTGGTGCACACCTCCAATTTGAGCGCCTACTGGGACACCCTGGGCTGGGTATATTTCCGCACCGGCGATCTGAAGCAGGCCGAGACGTACCTGCGGGCTGCTTGGAGCGTCCTGCAGGACCCCGTCATCGGCAACCACCTCGGCCAGGCATACGAGGCACAGCATCGCCGCCAGGACGCCATCCACATCTACCGCTTGGCCGCTTCCATCACGCCGGCGCTAGGCCAGGGATCGGAAGCGACCGAAGCCGTCGCATCCTCGAACGAACGCCTCCACGCTCTCGGCGCCCCCGCGCAGAAGGCCGGAGCCCGTGCACCTTTTCCGGGGGAAGAACTTAGCAAGGAACGCACCGTTCTTCTTCCCCGCCTGGGGAGCTTGAGTGGCGTGGCAGAGGCATTCGTATTGCTGGGACCGGGACCCAAAGTCGAGGACATCAAGTTCATCAGCGGCTCGCAGCAGATGCGCGACGCCGGCAAGGCTCTCGCGGAAGCTAAGTTCAACGCCGTTTTTCCTGCCAATAGCTCGGGGCGGGTTGTACGCCGAGGCATTTTAGCCTGCTATCCGCATTCCGGCTGCAGCTTCGCCCTGATCCCCGTCGAGGCCGTCCGCAGCGTCGAATAGGCGGGTGGCCCACCTTTCATGGCGAGTATAGAACCGGGCTGCCCCGCAGCAAAAAGACCGTGGGTGCCCCACCCAACGCGGTTTTCGTTGGGTGGGTTGGTGAGTCTTTTCTCCCACCGCAACTCCCTGATAACACAGACACGCGCCAAATCTAGATTTGTATAGCTTTCAGCTATGTCAAGCGATTTATTTTCCGGCCCTCTAACCCTCTGATTCCATTCGCTCTTTCGCGCGC
The window above is part of the Terriglobia bacterium genome. Proteins encoded here:
- a CDS encoding type II toxin-antitoxin system HicA family toxin gives rise to the protein MPPVPLLRPREAIKTFESLGWRVVRQQGSHIILTKPGHMATLSVPNHDQVARGTLRTLIARAGLTVEEFLAALGR
- a CDS encoding Rieske (2Fe-2S) protein, whose protein sequence is MAEIVKIGTKADLPGENQAKEFTVKGQVICVANVDGTCSAMDNICLHRGGPLGGGVVMDGKVICPWHGWMWDPKTGEAVHNPGAKVGVYPLKIEGDDVLIEV
- a CDS encoding NADH-quinone oxidoreductase subunit B; protein product: MGWLQNRFEKNFVTTTVDYVFNWARKSALWPMTFGLACCAIEMIASSTARFDIARFGAEVFRPSPRQSDLMIVSGTVTLKMAPVVKRIYDQMPDPKWVISMGACSSVGGPFNTYAVLQGVDKIVPVDVYVIGCPPRPENLFYALLKLQDKIDSMTIAKKPTEVRLDEGMVESFKKQVMIAQTLQPK
- a CDS encoding DUF3857 domain-containing protein; this translates as MLGSLRKPYVCLLFSLAISVYAPGQESAKSVKADKDFSGEAYVVEEMTSGWSFENDGTGSRDVSVRIRIQSDVALQTFGVLTIGYQKAAETVAVDYVRVRHANGSVVETPLGDVEDMPAAITREAPFYSDLREKHVPVKGLGIGDVLEYKCHWIQAKPLVPGQFWVSMDFSKDEIVLKQTAQISVPRARAVKLSSELPPTVKDDGARRVYTWTRSNLVKSQQPKIELAQLTITGKLPAPDIQLSTFQSWQEVARWYGGLQQDRVAPSPEIRQKAAELTAHSADDNAKLRAIYEYVSSEFRYIGVAFGIGRYQPHFAAEVLANQYGDCKDKHTLLASLLAAAGIPSYPALISSSRLMAMDVPSPAQFDHIITAVPRGQDILWLDTTAEVAPLGYLLLPLRGKDALIIYENPAFQKTALDPPFPTSWTFKMDSKLDDKGTLTGKVEESLRGDLEFQFRTALRRLPRDKWKDLIQQISYATGFAGKVSDVTVDRLDPAAPVRLSYTYEREDFPDWKNRRIVVPAPSALGVPAEEDGKLPRFFWLGTPGEFVFDSKVELPKGFTASIPSEKNIKEDFIEYHATYSFSGSVLSGHYRILLKQREISGPAVAAYKEFTKKVAEDRDQYVELSSSTARNAQVAVGTLQRRVWELPDSTDPKAMEAENQAKEALQRGQMEEGIRDYRRAVAADPKFTRGWIVLGQMYLATLQKDAGIEALRGAVRSNPQQVISYKVLAFALTSSGRRDEAIGVWQDLAKVAPDDHDAPTNLGNLFISQKKYKDAIPYLEKSTKLFPDQPISFANLAIAYLHTGEEEKAVALFDQVLKLGAGPVPLNNVAYMLTNENKRLDLALKYAQQAVHEEEEDSSKVKLATMSAADLVHTSNLSAYWDTLGWVYFRTGDLKQAETYLRAAWSVLQDPVIGNHLGQAYEAQHRRQDAIHIYRLAASITPALGQGSEATEAVASSNERLHALGAPAQKAGARAPFPGEELSKERTVLLPRLGSLSGVAEAFVLLGPGPKVEDIKFISGSQQMRDAGKALAEAKFNAVFPANSSGRVVRRGILACYPHSGCSFALIPVEAVRSVE
- a CDS encoding sensor domain-containing diguanylate cyclase, yielding MPAPRPKGEEGRLAALRAYQILDTASEQVFDDLAQLASVICRTPIALLSLIDAERQWFKARMGITQTECSRDVSFCSYAILQSDLFIIPDALQDPRFATNPLVVNEPKIRFYAGIPLFTADGTHALGTLCVLDFVARELTGEQMNALRALARQAEALLELSRQRTLVKKAEAERSRTERELQMAYEREPELARVDLLTGLINRRAFLDIADRERKRSQRYEVPMSVITFDLENLQRIREQQGDQVADALVVSVANLLRNRVRHTDVLARTGDAEFVVLLPTTATESAKQFANKIRELMLEAIQQHDWPLLFAISVVTHIKAPESLEDLIRKADHVKSFVKTSDRITVREQAVGA
- a CDS encoding DUF1501 domain-containing protein; translation: MRITRRVFLKGGAMAIAATAAVPSFLTRAVYGLDMPAGGRRKRFVVLFQRGAADGLNIVVPHGEGAYYGMRPSIAIPRPSSGRESAIDLDGFFGLHPSLAPLKPLWDQKHLAIVHAAGSPDNTRSHFDAQDYMESGTPGLKSTEDGWLNRALRTDKEDASPFRAVALSTGLPRTLAGSAPAIAISHVNQFGVGGRNPAAVPLANTFEAMYDQSVDAVLHGTGQATFDAVKMLKSADPARYTPAAGANYPRGRFGDSLKQIAQLLKADLGVEVAFADIGGWDHHVNEGSTQGQLANLLRDFGTSIAAFWTDIGDLGEDTVLVTMSEFGRTARENGNRGTDHGHANVMFVVGGPVKGGRVYGDWPGLNPGQLYEGRDLALTTDFRRVLGEAVYRHLGNKDLATVFPGFENDPHRFSGLLKT
- a CDS encoding type II toxin-antitoxin system HicB family antitoxin; translation: MTFTVTIYRDEDGMYIAECPAIPGCVSQGRTESEAEENVRDAIRQCLAARAELGLPLTVTTRQVQVDVAD